In Caretta caretta isolate rCarCar2 chromosome 15, rCarCar1.hap1, whole genome shotgun sequence, the genomic stretch GAGAGGCAAAGATTCGCAAAGGGATTGGATCTTTATAGGGATAACAAGGCTATGCAAAATTGTCACAATTAATGGGGATAAAGTGGTGGTAGGGAAATGAAACCTTCAGGGTTTAAGAAGCCAACTTCTCAGGCTTAGAGCTTAGCCTaagccaggggtctcaaacacgcagccccCGCGGTTATTTtctgctgcctgcctgctccTCACGGCTCCTCCGCATCCTCTCCAGCGTTTACGTAGAgcggctccctgcctaccctgccccccaccacccctcagctctgggaagtggccgggaccaggggggcacaggggtctgtgttgACCTGGCTGCTCCTCTAGGTActtcccccgaagctcccattggccgcggttccccattcccggccaatgggagcttcgggggcggtacctggaggcacggccagggcaACGCACGcacccctgtgccccacccctctcccccaggacccagctgcttcccggagcgggcgggcgcaggggcagggcaggcggcaggcaccctgccccgcccccccgaacCCTTTCTGCAGCCAAGCCCCCTACCCGGAGCCCCCCCGGCtgcaccctgccccgcccccccgaacCCCTTCTGCAGCCAAACCCCCTACCCGGAGCCCCCCGGCtgcaccctgccccgcccccccgaacCCCTTCTGCAGCCAAACCCCCTACCCGGAGCCCCCCCggctgcaccctgcccccccgAACCCCTTCTGCAGCCAAACCGCCTTCCCTGAGCCCCTGTcctaagccccctgccgcaccccacaccccgacccccttccctgagccccctgccgcaccccacacccctcctgcacccagagccccctgatgcaccctgcaccccctgggggcagggagggggcagagctggggtgcagatttcagggaaggggtggggtgggaagaggtagggcaggggcctcagggaaggggtggcgtgggggctgggccagggcagcaggtggggggggggtggtcagtggtgcggccctcaggccaatgtattAGTCCTCACGGGGCCCTCACGGTCATTTGCGTGCGGGACCCCCCTGGCCCAAGCCTTAGTGGGGGGCAGCTCGCGGGCTCTGACACCTGCGTCTGAAGCGGCTGGTGCTGGCcagggctggagacaggggcccTGACGAGAcagcccccggctctgccccagcccggcaACGCGGCTGCTCCCGCCACGTGCTGCCCGCAGGCGGCTGGCTCCGTCCGACGTTGGGGGCTCCCCGGGAGCCGTTGCCGCCGGCCGAGAAGGCGCCGCCTCAGACCGTGtttctggggcggggcggggcggggcgggggcgggggagtccGGGGCTTGTATCGCTTCCCTCACGAGCCCTCAGCGGCTGTCCGCCCCCCTTTCCCCGCACGTTCGCCCCCTCCTCATGtgtgtcctgcccggcccctgtgTTTACGCCCCCGTGGCCCAGGGCAGGCGAGGGCAGGGTCACCACAGggagccgccccgccccgccccgcctgaGGCGCCGGCTGAGGGGGCGCCGCGCCTGGCCCGGGCGGGCTCTCTTggctcccgccgccgccgccgccgccgccgccgggcgggggaggagcgaggCGCGGGGAGGTCCCGGAGCCCTGCGCTGGCATTTCAGACCCTTCCGCGGAGCTGCCAGCCCGGAGAGCGGAGCCTTTCGCCGAGTCTGCCCCGCGCGCCGCCGCCCCGCCGCCTCCCGCCCATGTCGGAGCCCGCCGCCAGCTCGGAGCTCAAGCGGGCTTTGCACAGCAGCCCCGAGAGCAGCGTCCAGCATGAGCCCCCGCAGGCCGCGCCCATGCCCAAGAGCTACCTGGTCCTCAGCATCTTCTCCTGCTTCTGCCCCGCGTACCCCATCAACATCGTGGCCTTCGTCTTCTCCATCATGGTGAGTGGCGGGgacagcccccgccccgcccgcctcCTGGAGGCAGCTTGCAAATGCCCTTGGCCCTTGCGTCTCCGGGTGGGGGGCGTGATCCCCTGGCACCCACCGTGGGGTAACCCAGCCCGGCGAGAGCCGGCCCTGGGCTGTCCCGCAGCCACGGGCTGAGATCAGCCCCTGCCGGGCTCGGTTTGCTCAGGTCCGCCCTCGTCCCTTTGCTCTGCGAAGCCTTGTCCTAGCTCGGCCCATCTGGGCATCAGGTGGGGGAACTGCTGGGCTGCGACAGAGACTTCCCTTGGCCCGGCCTCTGGCCTTTCCCACTTCAGTGCCTGGAGTGGTGGCTATTTCAGTGTCCATTGCAACAACCCCCATCGCACAGTATCCACCCCTCTCCAGTATGCACAGGAAGggggctgccccccgccccccccaacgtGTGCAAACTCAGCAGCTGGCCTCCTAGCTGTAAAACTCTGGGGAGCTCAGATTTGGCTCTACATTTTGTTGCTCAAACCCGTATACAGAGGGAATTCCAACCACAGCAGCATGCCTCCTCCTGTCGGTTCACCTGAACACTTGGCAAAGGATttgggttggttgttttttgtttcttttcagtttattctgccgtcccgtcccccccctccccaacactgGAAAAACACAATAATGTTCTGGACAAAGTCCACCTTTGATCTTAAACCTCCCCTCAGGCTTTACCTCTTTACACCTGCTGAGTAACTGAAGAGGGGTAAAGTAGGGGAGCACACACCTGCAGGCCTCTCTTTGACCTAGTAGATAAGTGACTTTCTTGCAGTATAGAGTACCGTCTTTGTGCTCCTGATCTGTAGAACCAAAGGGTCAGAGCCAGTCTTGCCTTCCCATTAAATTATTCTTAAATACCCAGTCTCTGATcttgactagggtgaccagacagcaagtgtgaaaaatcgggacagagggtgggggataataggaaactatataagaaaaagccccaaatatcgggactgtccctataaaatagggacatctggtcaccctaagcttgACTGGCATCGCTATGAGGAGCATGCATGATAAAATACATCAAAGGTTtcttcccctgcctccctccataCTCCTCTCTAACTCACTTTCTTCCTCTTGTGTGGGTGAAGCCAGTCTTTTTCTCTTGCACTGAGGAGCTTCCCCCTGTTGGTTGACGGTTCTGTTGTTTTGGAGGAACTGTACCTGCTGTGGAGGGCCTAGGTGGGAAAGGAAGAAGCAATCTCTCTGGTGGCTAGGGCCAATCCCATTGAGGACTTTAAATGTCAGGACAGAGACCTTGAATTGCACTGTAGATTCAGTGGGGAGCCAAGGAGACAGAGTGCAAAGCAATGTGTTCATGGGCAGCTGTGTTAATAAGCAGAAGGGCTCTTGTGTTTTGTGGTACTTGGAGCATTTGGGGGTATGTGGTTTCATTCCTAGATAGGAGTCACCGTGTACAAGCTTGGGGGTCAAAATGCATGAATCTCTGCAGCCTGAACTGCGTCTGATGGGATGGAGTGCATCTTCGGGCCAGTCACAGGGGGaagtgggtgggttttttgccaCCATGTCTCTATGCAATAAAGACGCCAAAAGGactccagggctgcagcctgaCTTGACAATTTGAGGGCAGATGCCCTTGGTGGTGGGGGTTGTGCTAGACAGTCAGGTTCTTCCAAGTGCTCCCCTTGTCCACCAGCATCATTGCAGTCCTGCCTGGGGTTAGTTTTTACTCAGCTGGTTTGTTTCCAGACACTAATATTAGCAAGGCCACGAGGAAGCTGTCTCATGGTGCTGCTCACATATGATATAAAGGAGATAGAGATTTGCAGTTCTGAAGCTTTTTCTTCCTTCAGTTTTGTTGGCAATCCTTCTAAGAATACAGGTCCAGATTCAGTAAGGTACTTGAGCACGTTTACCTTGGAGCACtagtcccattggagtcaatggcacTGTTTTCAatgttaggcatgtgtttaagtaccttACTGAGCCAAAACCATTAAGGAGATAATAGTGTCAGTGGCATAAATCAGTATCACAACCTCATGTTCTCCTGTCagataaatgaaagctgaaacaTTTGTCAGGTCTAAAACATGGAGGCAAAGATGATTCAAATAAAGTCTTCAATGTTCTGTTATCTTGGTCACAAAGTTTTATTCCAATTAACTTTGTCTGTTAAACCAACATTGCAGACGTTTATTCTAACACATCTTTGTGTGTGACAATGATCACAGCAAAGCAGCATTCTGATTGGCAAAGGAACAGCTGCGTTTTTTCTTCAGCCAGTCAACTTTTATAGGTGTGTGATTTTTAGCAGTAAATATGGGCTTTTCTGATTGCCTGACACTAATTTTATTTGCTACAATAATAAGCAAATCAGTAATAGTTTGAATTCTTTGGCAATAACCGATGAAAATTAATGCACTGAGTACACTGAGACACAAAGGGCCAATCTTGCACACCGTTACTCACACAAGGAGTAGTCCCTTAGTAATGCAAGAAGCCCCATTAACTTGGGGCTGTGTGGGTAAAAATTACTTGACTGGTTAatatctctaaaaagatatatgaTCCATGTGATCAGTAATCTTCCATTATTTAATGGAACTGAGAGGACAAACATATTTGTATATTGCATCTCTTTTCGTCAATGAGGCTGCAAAGCTCAGTAAAAAGTAAACCTATTCATATATATGTACCCAAATGATTACATGTGTACAATGTGTATCAAAACACACTAATCCAAAACAAATCAGAAATCACATTTTGATTCTTACATTTGATAATTAGTTAAAGTAGACTTTCTAAGGTGGTCTTGACTACCAAGTCTTTCAGAGATGAAAGGCATTGGCTATAGTCGTATTTCACCAGGTaggtattttctttgtttttgacaATCTATACCACATAATCTCTTTCTTGATTTAAGAAGACCTATCTTTGATGGTATGTGACATCCTTTTTGTCTGTGGATGTTCTGGgtactatataaatataaaagaacAATAATTTACTGTGCTGGTTCATGAACATCAATTTGCTATAATTGTGCGTTCACTAAAGTCAATGTGTAACAGCCAAGAGCCGAATGTGGCTCATGGACGCCTAAGGTGATCTTCACAGCACCCTGCACGCAGATGCCCGTGCTCACATCCCAGTTTAAGATCAAGCAGGCTTTTGTAggcaggctcaaataaatttctccATGGGATGTGTAGAAACAGTTGTGGGAAGGGCACTTCCTGAATGCTGGACAGTCCTTGCAACTTTTAACCACCCTCTCCCTTTGTCTTCATATCACCACCAGCCAGAACCTCTCCTGTTTTACAAAGACAACCTGTCCTGTCCAAGCTTCTCTTGACAGAGCCCCATAGAGCTTCAACTCCCAGAACCACCCCACCCAACCAGACACCAAGTTCTGGATTGGAACCTGTTACGCTTGCACTGTCACCTCTCCTGGCGTTGGTACCCTTTATCTCACAAACGTTTTTCAGAATCTCTGAGCATTTCCATTCATATCCATgtggtgtgttttatttttcacagAAGATGCCTaactatacacactgcagagatAACCAAATAGCCTGCTACCTCAGAAAAGACTTCAGAGCATATATAAAATGTAGGAGATATATAAAATGTATGCTCACTTTCAGAACccataatgggcctgatcctgatcccaTCAAaaccaatagcaaaactcccactaacttcaagaGGAGAAGGACTGCGCCCAGTATCTGTCATGTCCTTCCAACATGCTTGTGATATGCTGACCCAAAATACGGTTCACACCAAAGGTATCATCTAACCCATCGGCAGGATTAAATGACAGATTTATTTTCTATCTTCTGCTGTCTCACATGTTATCGTCTACGCAATTCATGTACTGTAATGGGTTTCTGATCCTTTTTTCCCTTGCTTTTGCTGaccttcccaccctccccactATTGGGGCTCCAGTCTTATCcattttacatcttatttccttGAGTATTTCTGAATGGACCTTTCCACCCATCCtaattatttttctctccttaTTCCTTGCCTCCTTTGTAGAACTCATGACTACACGAGATCAGTGAATCCAAGAGGATGAGGTTGTGGCACTATAATGCTGGAGGTGCTGTCTTTTGGATAAGCTGTAAAACTGAGGTCCTGGTTACTCGAGGTCATTAAAGATTgcttggcattttttttttttttttttttgcaagagtagAAGTGTTTACCCCAATGTTCAGGCCAAACTTCATACTTGAGCAATTACATTCTCCCCAACTGTATTCCCTGACAACTCCGATTGGATATTTGTATTCTTCTTTCCCTTGTGCTTTAAGCTGTTGTGTCATGTTGCTGTGCGGTGTTAAACCATTGATGTGTTCCACCCCATATTCAGCTGTTTTATAATGCTGGATGAAGTGATTTCTATGTATCCCTGACCAACCTCATAGCGGTGTTGGATTTTAAATTAATTGATGTGTGAGAGCTCCTTGGATGAAAGATTCCACAGAAGTGGAAAGTACAATTATAATTATTCTCCAGTGTCTTCCTGAGATTCCTACCTCGTTCTTTTCTTTACGCCATATCCTgagcccattgatttcattgagcTCAGATCAGATTCTGTGCCTCCTCCTTTAGAGATCTATTCTGAAGAAGATCACCTGGTCCAGGTGCCATTGCTAATTTTGTGCCTGGTTCTGCTCCCGCTGCAGTCAATGGTGAGCCGCCTATTGGCTTCAGCAGGACCAAGGTTGGGCCCTTGATGTTAACCCTCGTTGTCCACTGCTGACAACTCGGCTTCAGCTCTTTTGTTTTAGTGGAGCAGCGAGGCACCGTGGCAACCTCCGTGTGGTTTTATATTTGCAGTGGCATCTCAAGAGCTACTTCTCATCAACTCGTGgactttaaggttagaagggaccatcaaggtcatctagtctgacctcctgcacattgcagggctcaacctcacccacccattcctataatagacccctaactGCTAGCTGAGTTATTGGAGTCCTCaagtcatgatttaaagacttcaagttgccACTGCTCTCTGTGGGGGGTGGGTATTATTGATGGGACAGGATGAATCCTTCACACAGGGTGGGCAGCTGACCTACAGACTCCAGAACTCAAGGTATGAGGCTCATAATGGCAACTTATTGGACTCCAAGTCCAGCATTGCTGCAGCTGGCTGGCTCTTGTCTGCTGGTACAATACTTTTCTTGAGCAGAGGCATTGCACGAGGTCCATAGAAGAGGTGGTGGGAGTGTGGAAGCAAAATGATGGAAGTTGCTCTCTGAAGCAGGTCCTTCCCCACTCCATGGTTTTAAAGCACTGGTAGAAGTGTTTGTTCTGGTCAGCGGCGCGAGGAACGTTCACTAGCATTTCCTTGCATGTGACGTTATTCCCTTTGGAAGGTTTATTTGGGAACATCAAAAGGACGTGTTATTTAAAAAGTAGCTAATAGCTAATTATGTGCTAGGGCGCCTAGAGCCTTGTATAGGCAGGCATGGGAGGGGTTGTtactttaatttaaataactAACTAACAATGCTTGGCAGCTATACTGAAGCACATCTGCCCTTGCTGTTAGCTTTACCCACCAgagatatttttctttaatatagTCAGTCCATCCCTGCAAACACCGAAGTGAAAGAGTGGTGGGGAGCTGTACCAGTGGTGTAGAGTGGCTTACTCATTCCTGTGTGCCCAGCTTGCTAATATGGGACAGGATGGAAGGAAGATGAAGCCagctctcctctcactccctggccctctctgctccctccctacCCATTTGTTCATGGTTTGGTAGCACTGGGCAAGTATGTCTTGCTCACCTCCTCTTAGGAGTCAGTCTGAGCAGGAGAGAACAGGGAGCCTCGCTCCCCTGCAAAGGCGGGGAAGGGCTCTGCCAATCTGGCCTACAGGGAGCACAGACTGCCTTCAAGTAAGTCAGCTAAGAGGCTGTTAAGGTTCATAAGTGTAGCAGAGAGGCTGACTTCTAGGGTATTTGCCATCTGTAAAGCACTGAGGGTTCTCTAGTCTGTTTTACTTTGCAATGAACAGTCAGATTTCAGTCTAAGGAACTATGAGCAAGCACTGTACAGTGGAAATGCTTAACAGTAAAAGCaacttaaaatgaataaaaaccttagggctcaatcctgctacCTTCTACGCCCATGAGTGCAGGACGGCCAGTTAGGGAACAGAGGAACTCTTGTATACATAAATGAGTGAGTAGTCCTGACTCACATGAATAGAGCTGCTAACACCAGTGGGGCTGCTGAAATATACAAGAGTTTGCAGAACCAGGCCTCTAATTCGTTTGACTTAAAAATGACCAAGAGAAGAGGAATTTGAGAGATTTCATAAGGAATTAGACTGAAAGTGGCTGTGATTTGCTATTGAAACTAGATAAAGACTAAGAGGTTAAGCACAGATCAACATATTACCCTAGACATAGCAGTTAGCCCTAGAAATAAGATTGGGGTTGGGTTGGTTTAGTTCTATAACAGCTGAAGGTGTCCTAGGGGTGGAGAACCAAGGGCTTGATCCACagctctttgaagtcagtggaaagactctcattgatttctgtgggcttTAAGTTTGTCCCGCCCATATATCCATTTTATCCTTGAATAATATCTACTTAATGCTGTTTAATATAAGCCTCCTGACAAAGgagcctctctcctgctggtctctctTAAATCTGGTGCTTGCCCCTTCATGCTAATTGCCTTCTCCTCACCCatggatttttattaaaataacactATTCCAATAGCATTACTTATTGAAGTATGCAGTATGAATTATTTATCCATCCAGTGCCCATGCAGGTCACTTTGAAGCACTCCTTCATGCTTCCAAAATACATTAGAATAGTTCTACAGAGCCACAACTTATAGCTCCCTGCCTTGCCAAAAGCTTCACTTCAGCCTGCATTATGTGTTCAACAGGGAATAATTATGCCAGAAGTAACAAACTGCTCTAAGAGTAGGATGAAGTTTTTATTTTCCCCTTAGGAATTGGGGCCTTTTTTGCAAGTAGCAGACAAAATCCAACCTgacaactttaaaaataattaccgTTATGTTTTGTACTTCTGTCGC encodes the following:
- the TMEM233 gene encoding transmembrane protein 233 isoform X3, yielding MSEPAASSELKRALHSSPESSVQHEPPQAAPMPKSYLVLSIFSCFCPAYPINIVAFVFSIMALNSYSRGDIEGSRRLGRNALWVAVASIMIGLLIIGIYCVVHFTTDIVNRKTWTSSMYKQH
- the TMEM233 gene encoding transmembrane protein 233 isoform X2, which translates into the protein MSEPAASSELKRALHSSPESSVQHEPPQAAPMPKSYLVLSIFSCFCPAYPINIVAFVFSIMALNSYSRGDIEGSRRLGRNALWVAVASIMIGLLIIGIYCVVHFTTMG
- the TMEM233 gene encoding transmembrane protein 233 isoform X1, producing MSEPAASSELKRALHSSPESSVQHEPPQAAPMPKSYLVLSIFSCFCPAYPINIVAFVFSIMALNSYSRGDIEGSRRLGRNALWVAVASIMIGLLIIGIYCVVHFTTHAL